Part of the Legionella cardiaca genome, CCGACAATCCATAGGTGCTCATCATGACGAAGCTTATTCTATATGTCGACCCGCCAATCAATTGCTTTAATTTTGAACATACTTTTCTTTTATTTTCAAGTGTCTATAGGTATCAGCTGACACCTGATCAGTAAAAATAACGAGCATTTTGCGGGATGTTATGTTTTCAAGTTCGAGGAGAAAAAATAGACCTGCATTAATGATAATGCGGATTCTATCATAGCTCATTATTGTTGTATTATTTGTATGCAAGAACCATTTTTGGTTGTTATGGGATAGTTGTAAATAGTTAGTATAAGGCACTGGATTTTTAATAATATAGAGAAATTCTAAACTTAATGGAATGCAAGTTAAGAGTTTTAACCAAAGCGCCCATTCACTATAAACGATTAATAGAAAAGCACAGAAATAGATCAACAAAGCAATACGTAAGAAATAAGAAGACTTACCGAACTTTATCGTGCAGTTTGATGAACTCAACAATTTCGACTAAATCCTTGTCTGTAGGTTGCTCATACCCCATTAACCAACTATATAGTTCAGGGTCAATACAAGTTAACAATTTATCAAATTGTTCGATTTGCTCTTCAGTGATATTATCCAAATGATTATTGGCAAATCGATTCAGGATCAAATCCAATTCAAGCATTCCTCGCCTGCAATGCCATATGAGTTTTGCTTTTCTAGAGGGGTTAATCATTATTTTACCTGATTGTCAGCCGACGCAATGTTACACTAAACTTCACAGCTATCGCAATCTTATAATAATTAAAATGACATCAATATACTTAATCAATCAACGTCCTTATACGTATACTTTATCTTTTCAGAATGAATTCACTTTTCAAAAGAATAAAAACTATCTTTTTGAGTTGTCTCATCTTGGTGGAGTTTGTGTTAAGGGGGAGCGTGCTCAAGAATTTCTCCAAGGACAACTTACCTGTGATGTAAAAAAGGTAACATCGACAGCGATGCGTCAAGGTGCTCAATGCAATTTAAAGGGGCGTATTCTGGCGTTATTGGATGTAATTTGCTGGAATGATTTCCAGTTGATTCTCCCTAACGATCTGCTTGTCGATACTCAAAACTCCCTATCCAAAACAGCAATGCTCTCAAGAGTAACGCTTGAACCAGCGAATACTTACCAAATTTATGGTTTTTATTTAAATAACCCTGATGATCATCTACCGACTAATGTGCAATTAACTTCTGAATGCTTTGAGGTATTACAAACAGATGACTATTGTAGTTATTATCTGGGTAATAATCTTTATATTTTCCTGGTTAGGGATAATTTGGTGAACACATTTATAGAGCCATTTTGTCAAAATCAACAATATCGTGGCTCATTGGGTTGGCATTATCTACAACTTTGTAATAAATACCTACAAATTTATCCTACAACACGAGGTTTATTTTTACCTCATCGTCTCGATTTACATTTATCAAATTATATAAGCTTTGATAAAGGTTGTTATAAAGGACAGGAAATTATTGCAAGAACCCATTACCGAGCAAAATTAAAGCACGGTTTGCGTTTATTTTTTATTGAGACTAAGGAACCCGTACTCGCAGGTAAAAAAATATTTGATGCATCAGGAAATGCAGAAATTGGCGAATTAATTGATTTTAGTCCTCTTGACAATAATCACTATCTCATCGCGGCAAGTATTCTTTTTGAACATCCATGGGAAATACGTATTGAGGATCAAACGAATACAGTTGCGTTAACAAACGCAACTTAAATGGTTATTGCTTTGCAGGAAGGACATTTTTACGAAGAGGAGCCTGTTCTAAATATTACCGAGCCGATTTGTATCTATCACTCTTTAAAGATTATGTCACTGTCAGGGGATCAGCTCTGTTTAAAAAATATTTTTTAAACAGGATTGATCTCCAGCAGACTATGCCTACTATTACAAAAAACCTGAAAATTATGCATTAAGTGTAAAGCGTTGGACAGTTTGCTCGCCCAGGCATGAGAAACTTTTGTCCCGTACGAAACGAGCATCGGTTATCTGGATTATGGTTTAATCCAGATAGAAGGTAGTAATAAAAATACGCGCCTATTTCTGTATTAAGTTGACAGGGACGTCCGTATTTTTATTTCGTCTGCCAGGTAGCATGCGCAGCAAAACGTTATCTTTATCATAAAAATGATGTTTCAATGCCCCGGCAATGTGCAGAATGATTAAAGCAATCAATATCAATGCGATGATTTCATGCACCTCCTCCATAGAATGTGCCAGCTGCTTATCAGGCTCTATCCCAGGTAGGGGTAATGAAAATAAGCCAAAATAGGATGGTACTCTATTCGCCGCCACTGACATTATCCAACCACTTAATGGCATCAATATCAGAAGAATATAAAAACTATATTGCACTACTCTTGAAAATATTTTTTCCCAGGTAGCGACTGATTCAGGTAAGGGTGGTCTTCCTCTAAAAGCAATTAAAACTAAACGCAAAATCATAAGAAATAGAATCGTAAGCCCGGTAGACTTATGAATCAAGAAGGCTGTAGAAATGTATTGTTCAGGCAAGTCCTCAAGAAAAAAACTTACACTTAGCATGATAATAACCAGCAGAGCAATAAGCCAATGAAGAAACTTACTACTTTTTGAATAATCCGTGTAATTCTTTAACATTCAAATTCCTTTCTTTAAATTTAACGAAAATATTTTACTGACAGCGAAAATACAATCAAGCTTATTTGATATGGCAAATAAAGTTTGTGTATTCACTGGATCCCTCGAGCAAGCCGAGGCATCCAGCGTTTAGTAATTGAAAGTAGGCTTACGCAATTTCTTTTGTAGACGTTTGCACCGTTGTTTGAGTTAAATCCAATAACTCTCTGATAGCTACAAAGAACATTGTGTAATTAAGTGTTGTACTGGAACGCAGATCAGCAAGCACGTGGCGCCATCGCTCAATAAGGCTCACATGGTTTTCAGACCAAACACCAAGGCATTGCATGAAGTCGTTTTTATTATCAGCAATACTTATAATAGCGGCTGTTAACTGTCTTTGCTGCCAATCTAAATCATCACGTAATGCTTCTCTTGACAAAGATTCCCAGTGATTTTCCGTTGGGTGAGAAATAACCTGGGTACGAATCCAGGCTAAATCCAGGAATTCACCAATTCCAAAATAAACTTCTGCTATTTTAGCAACGTCGATTCCAATTTGGTGACTCACTTCTATAACATCTAAAGCCGAGAATAATGCCCGAGTGATGGTTAGTTCATGTGCCAAACCTGTTGGTATTCCTAACTCAACATATTCGGCGAAATGCCTATCATATTGAGCACGATTGCCTTCAGTCAGAACAGCAGGAAACGCTTTTTTAAACGCTTTTACGCCGGGTCCATAGTGTTTCACTGCCTTGCTGATGTTTAAACGCATTCGTTGACTACGCAAGAACCAACGAGTAATTCGTCTTAATAAACGCACATACAGCATCATCAATTCATTTTGTTTATCTGCAGTAATTGTTGTTCCCAAGGCTGCAATTTCATTCCAAATAGTTTCCAAATCGAGCACACTTCTTGCGATCATGTAAGCGCGAACGATTGCTGAAACGGGAGCGCCTGTTTCATCTTGCAAACGATAAACAAAGGTAAAGCCCATTTCATTGACAATAAGATTACTTAATCGCGTTGCAATAATTTCGCGCTTCAATGGATGCTCTTGCATTTGCTTGCTGAAACGTTCCTGCAAGGGTTTTGGAAAACAACCAATCAATGTTTCCTTCAGATAAGGATCTTCCGGAACGTTTGAAGCTAATATTTGTTCTTTCAGAATCGTTTTAGTGTAGCAAAGCAGTACTGCAATTCCTGGGCGAGTTAAACCCTTGCCCAATAATTTGCGCTCCATTAATACTTTTTCATTAGGCAGGAATTCCAGCTCTCTATCTAATTTACCACTGCGCTCCAATTCATTCATGTAGCGGCTATGCAGTTCGACAGAGCCGGCTGCTTGAGTTGCGGTAAGACTAATTGCTCGTGGCTGTGCAAAGTTATCTCGTAATACTAAAGCAGCCACTTCATCTGTCATTTCACTGAGTAGTTCATTACGTTGTTTCTCAGTTAAGTCGCCAGATGACACAATGCTATTAAGAAGAATTTTAATATTAACTTCTTTATCCGAACAGTTTACACCAGCAGAGTTGTCGATAAAGTCGGTATAAATAAGTCCTCCATTTACCGCATATTCCACACGGGCTAATTGGGTTAGACCTAAATTACCGCCCTCACCTACAACTTTACAGCGAAGCTGTTTGCCGTTAATACGAATAGCATCGTTTGTTCTATCGCCAACATCAGTATGGGCTTCTGTTTGCGCCTTAACAAATGTTCCAATACCAGCACTCCACAATAAATCCACCTTCGCTCTTAAAAGAACCCGGATTAATTCATTAGGTTCAATTGCTGTTTGCTTAATACCAAATACTTCTTTCATTTCCTTACTAACAGTGATTGATTTGGCACTACGATTGAATACACCACCACCTTTGGAAATCAGTTTTTTATCATAATCAGTCCAGCTAGAGCGGGGTAAATTAAATAATCGCTCACGCTCTTTGAAGCTAACTTCCGGATCTGGATCTGGATCAACGAAAATGTGAACGTGGTTAAACGCCCCAAGCAATTTAATATGTCTTGATAGCAACATCCCATTTCCAAAAACATCTCCAGCCATATCACCGATGCCAACCACAGTAAAATCACTGGTTTGAATATCTCGATTCATTTCGTAGAAATGACGTTTTACTGATTCCCAGGCGCCTCTTGCAGTAATCCCCATTTTCTTGTGGTCATAACCAACAGAACCACCTGAAGCAAATGCATCGCCTAGCCAGAAGCCATATTCGAGGGAAATTTCATTAGCAATATCTGAAAATGTAGCAGTCCCTTTATCTGCCGCCACCACCAGATAGGGGTCATCTTCATCAAAGCAAATAACATTCGCAGGCTTAATAACACCGCCTTGGCTATAGTTATCCGTAATATCCAGTAATCCACGAATAAACATTTGGTAGCATCGAATTCCTTCTGCTAAAATTTCTTCTCTTGTTCCATTAACTGGCATTTGTTTAGGAACAAATCCACCCTTTGCTCCACTGGGAACAATAACAGCATTTTTAACTTGCTGCGCTTTCATAAGCCCTAAGATTTCCGTACGAAAATCTTCTCGACGATCTGACCAGCGTAAACCTCCACGTGCAACCCGTCCGCCTCTTAAGTGAACGCCTTCGAATTTTGGAGAATAAACAAAAATTTCAAACATGGGATAGGGCTTTGGTACCCCCGGAATCTCTTTACTATTTAATTTAATTGAAATGTAACTCTTATGATTGCCTTTACTGTCAGTTTGATAATAGTTTGTACGTAGCGTTGACCGTATTGTTTGTACGTACTGTCTAATAATTTTGTCTTCATCAAGATTAGCCACATCATCAAGAGCCGTAAAAATTTCTTCGGCAATTCGGTTGCAATCTTCGTCTCTATTTCCATTAGCACGGGGATTAAACCGTGCGTCAAATAATTCAACCAATTTTTTAGCAATATGGGCATTATTATTCAAAGCCGATTCGATGTATTCTTGACTGAAAGTAAACCCAATTTGTTTAAAATATTTTGCATAGGTTCGCAGTACAGCTACTTGGCGCCAATCTAACTCTGCTGCCAGTACAAGTTGATTGAATCCATCATTTTCTGCCTCACCAAACCAGACACTGGCAAAAGCATTTTGAAATAGATCTTTAATATCATCAATTTCAAACTGCATTCCACGAGTGTACTGTAGAGCAAAATCATTAATCCAGGTTTCTTTCCCATCGTCAAATTTCAATACATAAGGTCTCTCGCTAATTGCCCTCATTCCTAATCTTTCTACAATAGGAAGAACATCAGAAAGAGGAATGGTATTATCATGTTGATAAATTTTTAAACGGAAACTTTCTGTTTTTTCATCCATTAATTTGTAAAAATTCATCACTAAAGGATTTTTTGCAGATAATGTCTCTATATGCTTGATATCATAAACAGCCGTTCTTGGTGAGAAATTTGCTGAATAAGCAACGGGAAACGCGCCCTTATAGCGACTGTACAATCTGTTAGCAGTTTCTTCACCAAAGGCTTCAAAAAGAAAATGCTGTAAATCATCAGTCCACGTACGCCCAACTTCAATCAATCGTTGTTCAATCTCTTTAAAATCCCACTGGGTCGTATCTTGAGGATTGGTACGAATCAAGAAATGAATGCGAGCCAGTACTGATTCAGAGAACCAGGTAGAAAAGGTAATTTCATGAGAGTTAAAACTTTCTGCGAGAATTTTTTGCATTTCCTGGCGCAACTCGGTATTAAAGCGTTCTTTGGGCACATATACCAGGCAAGAAATAAAACGACGATATACATCAGCACGAGCAAACATGCGGATACGACGACGTTCCTGCATATAATAAATGCCCATTGCAATTTCTAAAATTTCATCTTCAGAAGCTTGAATTAAATCATCGCGTGGTAACGTTTCAAGAATATTTAATAACACTTTTCCAGCATGTCCACGAGGACTTACATTGGAATTTTTCA contains:
- a CDS encoding NAD-glutamate dehydrogenase, producing the protein MSYKFEEGKDLIIDAVVERVKEKMEEEQSSFCAEFVRQFYGTVALEDLREWDTEDLYGAAVNFWSLIQQRAPDETKIRIYNPDFERHGWQTTHTVVEIITEDMPFLVDSLRMVINRLGLVSHLIMHMGGLRLQRDKNNHVTAIFPRKKEDDEDLEGVSTEAAIFIEIDRQTDPSILEDLHSNFERVLEDNRIVVKDWIPMRKKVREAIAELDQVSSVLDKNEAEETKAFLNWIEDHHFTFLGIRDYELIQKGQETILQPLPETGLGVLRQSMSKSSARSISAMTPEARELTLSTRILVMSKTNTEATVHRRAYTDYIGIKRFNKKGQVIGERRIIGLYTSAAYNTNPKHIPFLRHKVALIMKNSNVSPRGHAGKVLLNILETLPRDDLIQASEDEILEIAMGIYYMQERRRIRMFARADVYRRFISCLVYVPKERFNTELRQEMQKILAESFNSHEITFSTWFSESVLARIHFLIRTNPQDTTQWDFKEIEQRLIEVGRTWTDDLQHFLFEAFGEETANRLYSRYKGAFPVAYSANFSPRTAVYDIKHIETLSAKNPLVMNFYKLMDEKTESFRLKIYQHDNTIPLSDVLPIVERLGMRAISERPYVLKFDDGKETWINDFALQYTRGMQFEIDDIKDLFQNAFASVWFGEAENDGFNQLVLAAELDWRQVAVLRTYAKYFKQIGFTFSQEYIESALNNNAHIAKKLVELFDARFNPRANGNRDEDCNRIAEEIFTALDDVANLDEDKIIRQYVQTIRSTLRTNYYQTDSKGNHKSYISIKLNSKEIPGVPKPYPMFEIFVYSPKFEGVHLRGGRVARGGLRWSDRREDFRTEILGLMKAQQVKNAVIVPSGAKGGFVPKQMPVNGTREEILAEGIRCYQMFIRGLLDITDNYSQGGVIKPANVICFDEDDPYLVVAADKGTATFSDIANEISLEYGFWLGDAFASGGSVGYDHKKMGITARGAWESVKRHFYEMNRDIQTSDFTVVGIGDMAGDVFGNGMLLSRHIKLLGAFNHVHIFVDPDPDPEVSFKERERLFNLPRSSWTDYDKKLISKGGGVFNRSAKSITVSKEMKEVFGIKQTAIEPNELIRVLLRAKVDLLWSAGIGTFVKAQTEAHTDVGDRTNDAIRINGKQLRCKVVGEGGNLGLTQLARVEYAVNGGLIYTDFIDNSAGVNCSDKEVNIKILLNSIVSSGDLTEKQRNELLSEMTDEVAALVLRDNFAQPRAISLTATQAAGSVELHSRYMNELERSGKLDRELEFLPNEKVLMERKLLGKGLTRPGIAVLLCYTKTILKEQILASNVPEDPYLKETLIGCFPKPLQERFSKQMQEHPLKREIIATRLSNLIVNEMGFTFVYRLQDETGAPVSAIVRAYMIARSVLDLETIWNEIAALGTTITADKQNELMMLYVRLLRRITRWFLRSQRMRLNISKAVKHYGPGVKAFKKAFPAVLTEGNRAQYDRHFAEYVELGIPTGLAHELTITRALFSALDVIEVSHQIGIDVAKIAEVYFGIGEFLDLAWIRTQVISHPTENHWESLSREALRDDLDWQQRQLTAAIISIADNKNDFMQCLGVWSENHVSLIERWRHVLADLRSSTTLNYTMFFVAIRELLDLTQTTVQTSTKEIA
- a CDS encoding YgfZ/GcvT domain-containing protein, with protein sequence MTSIYLINQRPYTYTLSFQNEFTFQKNKNYLFELSHLGGVCVKGERAQEFLQGQLTCDVKKVTSTAMRQGAQCNLKGRILALLDVICWNDFQLILPNDLLVDTQNSLSKTAMLSRVTLEPANTYQIYGFYLNNPDDHLPTNVQLTSECFEVLQTDDYCSYYLGNNLYIFLVRDNLVNTFIEPFCQNQQYRGSLGWHYLQLCNKYLQIYPTTRGLFLPHRLDLHLSNYISFDKGCYKGQEIIARTHYRAKLKHGLRLFFIETKEPVLAGKKIFDASGNAEIGELIDFSPLDNNHYLIAASILFEHPWEIRIEDQTNTVALTNAT
- a CDS encoding protein YgfX, which produces MLSSSNCTIKFGKSSYFLRIALLIYFCAFLLIVYSEWALWLKLLTCIPLSLEFLYIIKNPVPYTNYLQLSHNNQKWFLHTNNTTIMSYDRIRIIINAGLFFLLELENITSRKMLVIFTDQVSADTYRHLKIKEKYVQN
- a CDS encoding succinate dehydrogenase assembly factor 2; amino-acid sequence: MINPSRKAKLIWHCRRGMLELDLILNRFANNHLDNITEEQIEQFDKLLTCIDPELYSWLMGYEQPTDKDLVEIVEFIKLHDKVR
- a CDS encoding cytochrome b encodes the protein MLKNYTDYSKSSKFLHWLIALLVIIMLSVSFFLEDLPEQYISTAFLIHKSTGLTILFLMILRLVLIAFRGRPPLPESVATWEKIFSRVVQYSFYILLILMPLSGWIMSVAANRVPSYFGLFSLPLPGIEPDKQLAHSMEEVHEIIALILIALIILHIAGALKHHFYDKDNVLLRMLPGRRNKNTDVPVNLIQK